A single genomic interval of Argopecten irradians isolate NY chromosome 8, Ai_NY, whole genome shotgun sequence harbors:
- the LOC138328999 gene encoding uncharacterized protein, translated as MPDMTWQCKCPEAAKVYVLHQYSQFALVCNGYNQLEFLARAGTNLGDMTSWSNTNTYGYQLKHAAQTVESLASSFGRGPLSKIRNGIWNLNYQESGKTEPTSTYFPSSSAPTTTAPTPIAEPYASGVAETFDNSASASGAYQNHRNHFGSSSDSNTKSSSTPFWSSSTTSTTEKPKRNTKIRPKKNPEAPNYPVSKPEPTEKPTVTEAPTEEPHSMPEVTEDKGCTYMGRNLKKGQSFKPPWGCALYCNGNNSLFRKCS; from the coding sequence ATGCCGGATATGACGTGGCAATGCAAATGCCCGGAAGCAGCTAAGGTTTATGTACTGCACCAGTATTCACAATTTGCACTAGTATGTAACGGCTATAATCAGCTGGAATTTCTGGCGCGGGCAGGAACCAATCTAGGTGACATGACATCCTGGTCAAATACGAACACTTACGGTTACCAACTTAAACATGCAGCTCAAACTGTCGAATCACTGGCAAGTTCTTTCGGGAGAGGACCCTTATCAAAGATCAGAAACGGAATATGGAACTTAAATTATCAGGAATCTGGTAAGACAGAGCCTACATCAACATATTTCCCTTCTTCAAGTGCCCCGACCACCACGGCACCAACACCTATCGCTGAACCATACGCTTCCGGTGTTGCTGAAACGTTCGATAACTCTGCGTCTGCTTCCGGTGCTTATCAAAATCACCGAAATCACTTTGGTTCTTCATCTGATTCAAACACGAAGAGTTCGTCGACGCCTTTTTGGAGCAGTTCAACAACTTCGACGACAGAAAAGCCAAAACGAAACACAAAAATCAGACCGAAGAAAAATCCAGAAGCTCCAAATTACCCCGTATCGAAACCAGAGCCGACGGAGAAACCGACCGTGACAGAGGCGCCGACGGAGGAACCTCATAGTATGCCAGAAGTAACCGAGGATAAAGGATGCACCTACATGGGGAGGAACTTAAAGAAAGGTCAATCATTCAAACCACCATGGGGTTGTGCCTTGTATTGTAATGGAAACAACAGCTTGTTCCGAAAGTGCTCGTGA